Proteins from a single region of Rhipicephalus sanguineus isolate Rsan-2018 chromosome 5, BIME_Rsan_1.4, whole genome shotgun sequence:
- the LOC119394121 gene encoding methylmalonyl-CoA epimerase, mitochondrial, with product MMQSLLGAFVRTAGKPVVRSLQTSSITRQKWKILKLNHVAMATLQLEKVASFYRDTLGLKVSEPVPQNEHGVTTVFVDVGNTKFELLLPLGEKSPIANFLDKNKGGGTHHVCLEVDDIEAAVADLKQKGIRMLAEKTRIGAHGKPVMFLHPKDCGGVLVELEQA from the exons ATGATGCAGTCGCTGCTTGGAGCCTTCGTCCGAACTGCCGGGAAGCCCGTCGTGCGATCGCTGCAAACTTCGTCGATTACGCGACAGAAATGGAAAATCCTCAAACTGAACCACGTTGCAATGGCTACGCTCCAACTGGAAAAGGTCGCCAGTTTCTACCGGGACACCTTGGGACTTAAG GTGAGCGAACCAGTACCCCAGAACGAGCACGGCGTAACTACGGTGTTCGTCGACGTGGGCAATACGAAATTTGAACTCCTGTTACCCTTGGGTGAGAAGAGCCCCATCGCCAACTTCCTGGACAAGAACAAGGGAGGCGGTACCCATCACGTTTGTCTGGAAGTCGACGACATCGAGGCAGCCGTGGCTGACCTGAAGCAAAAGGGCATCCGCATGCTGGCCGAGAAGACGCGCATCGGAGCACACGGGAAACCAGTCATGTTCTTGCATCCAAAGGATTGCGGAGGTGTCCTCGTCGAGCTGGAGCAGGCGTAG